In Granulicella mallensis MP5ACTX8, the sequence GTCACAGCTTTTGAAGGCAACCGTTGTATCGCATCGGGCCCGCTGGCAAGCGTTGCGGAGAAGATCAAGGAAGTGCTTGCTCGCGGAGAAGCAGCTTCAGTGTTGGTCTTCGACGATCAAACGGGCTCCCAGGTAGACCTGAACCTTCGTACGTTGTCAGAGGCAGCACAAGGGATGCCAACGCCTCTGATCGCCCCTGAACCCCTCGAGTCTCGAAATGCCGGGCGGCCGAGACTGGGTGTCGTCGCGCGAGAGGTAACTTTGCTGCCTCGGCAGTGGGAGTGGCTGGGGCAGCAACAGGGAGGGGCCTCCGCGACGCTGCGAAAACTGGTCGACCAGGCACGCCGTGAGAATGCGGGCGAAGAAAAAATCCGAGCGGCACGCGAAGCTCTTTACCGTTTCATGACGGCCATGGCGGGGAATGCTCCTGGGTACGAGGAGGCATTGAGGGCACTATTCGCCGGTGATGTCCATCGTTTCTCAATTCTGACTTCCGATTGGGCGACAGATGTACGCAAGCACGTCGGGAAGCTGGCCCCGGCCGCTTTCGGTTATGCCCCCTCACCGCTTGACGTTGTCATTCCACTCACGAAGCGCGAAGCCGTTCTTCGCGCATTTGGCACCGCTGAGGTCCAATCGATCGAGCGGATTACGAATGGGGCGTCAGGCGCAGGTGTATTTAAAGTCAAAGCCAACCAGGTCGATTACCTGTTGCGAATCGAAGGGCCACCGGATGGCTTGCGCGATCCTGCACGGCAATACGCCTGCCTGAAGATCGCCGCCGAAGCCGGTGTGGCGCCGCGTTTGGTGTATGCCGATGCGGAGTCCGGAGTGGCCGTCACAGACTTTATCGCGCCGGACTCCGCCTCAGTCGAAAGATCGAAGGCCGACTCCTTGCGAAGGATCGTAACGGCTGTTCGGAGCTTGCACGATGCACCGCTGTTTCCTGAGCTGGTCGATTATTTGGACGGTGTCGACACGCTGATCCGCAGCTGTATGGAGACCGGCATTCTGCCGAAGAGAGCTATTGAGACGCATCGGAAGTTTTATGGCGAACTGGCCGCTGCCTATCCCAGGAAGAATCTTGATCTGGTCTCCAGCCATAACGATCTCAATCCCGGCAATGTCTTGTTCCAAAAGGAGCGAGTCTGGCTCGTGGACTGGGAGTCGGCGTTTGCCGCAGACCGGTATGTGGACCTGGCGGCCATTGCCAATTTCTTTACGACGGAGGAGAACGAGAAAGAGCTTGTGCTGGAAAGCTATTTCGGCGCTGCGTTGAACGATCTCCATCGAGCCCGCTTCTTTCTAATGCAACAGGCGAACCGCATGTTTTACGCCATGGTCGTGCTGAACTTCGTCGCTGCCGCGGAGCCGGCGATAAAGCTGACAGCGGCCGGCATGAAGGGAATAAGGTGGAGCGAGGTTCGCGGGGAGATGGCCCGGATCAACACGACCGAAACCAAGGTGCGCTTCGCCGGTGCTTTGTTGAATGAGGCATTGCTGGCCTTCCAGAGCCCCAGGTTTAGCCAGGCAGTTGCGCAGGTAAAGGGCAGCAGTAAACGACGCGGAGCTTAGAGCTTTTTCACTCTTGGAGTAAAAAGGCTCTAAGCTCCAGCGTTGGAATCAAAGGGTTCTACTGCTTTGTTTCCGTAGCAGATGCCTGGGCTGTCGCTCTGACGCCTGTGCTGCGAAGATACGCCGCTGCGGCGGTCAGGCGTACAGGAGCTTTTGAGTCTTGAAAGACATCGAGCAAGGAGCTGGCGGTAGCCTTGTCGTGATAGTCGCCGAGAGCTTTTGCCGCTGCGGCACGGACGGCGGGGTCCTTGTCGCCGAGAGCCTTCACGAACAGATCGCGGAGAGATCCTGACCGTGTCTTGGAGAGCTCTGTGATGGCGATGACGTGAGCGGATTCGCCGCCATTCTTGCGGACATACTCATAGGCCGTGATGCCGATGCCAAAGGGGCCAAGCAGCATGGAGGCTCCCTGGAGCGCGCCGATCTTGGCGATGGCGGAGGGGTTATGTAGATCCTTGCTCATGGTGTGCATGGTGCCGTTGATGAGGCCGGAGTTGGCCTTGCGGTCTCCGTCGACGACGTCCATCAGGATGTCCTCTCCAGAGTGATCGTTGGCCTTGGAGAGCGTAAGAGCCGCGGCGAAGGCGACCTGCGGCTCCTTGTCGTTGAGTTTGTCGCGCAGATTGCTCATCAGGGCGCGATTCTTGGTCTGGCCGGCGGCGAGAACGGCGGCGGTGCGGACATCGAGATCGGGATCGTTCATGGCGTCGGCGATCAGATGCCCGGCCCGAGCATTCGTGCCCATAGTCCCAAGGGCAGCAAGGGCCTGGGTGCGGAGGTCGGAGTGTTTTTCATCCTTGATGCCATTGAGAGCGGTGTCGAGCATGCTCCAGGCGGTCTCTGTGTTGTTCAGGTGCGGGGTCGTCGCAGCGGGGCTGGAGTCCGTGGAGTTGCTGGTGTCGGCCGGTTTCGCGGGAGCTTCCTGGGCGCGGATGGACAGCGGAGCGAGTGCAAGAGTGGATAGCCCAACCATAAGGATGCTGGATCGGAGCGAGGAAAGAAAAGGGTTCATAGTGTTCTCCATAACGTGGGCATGCCATTTGCCTTTCGGGGTAGAGTGTAATGCTACACTTGCGGAAAATTACCGGCGACATCAGGCAGGTTCATGCTCTTCAAAACTCGTAGCGCGGCGGTCTATGGAATCGACGCACATATTATCGATGTCGAGGTCGACTTCTCCGGCGTGAAGCTGGACCAGGAAAACTTCAGTACTGTGGGACTGCCGGACGCCGCTGTGCGGGAGAGCCGCGATCGCGTCCGTTCTGCGATCAAGAACTCCGGCTTCGACCTGCCTCCGACGCGCATTACCATCAACCTCGCCCCGGCCGACCTGAAGAAGGAAGGCTCCGGCTTCGATCTGCCGATTGCCGTCGGTATTCTCGGCGCCTACGGTGGACTGGCGATCAAGGATGTCAGCGACTTTGTGATGGTCGGCGAACTGGGACTGGACGGCTCGCTGCGAGCGGTGCAGGGAATGCTGCCGATTGCCGTTGCCGCGCGCGCCGCGGGAATTCGCAACCTGGTGATCCCGGCGGCGAATGCTCGCGAAGCCGCCGTGGTGCAGGGCGTGAATGTATATCCGGTGAACAGTCTGCTCGAGGTGCGCGAGTTGCTGAACTCCGCCGAACTGGGTGGCATCACCGCGACGCCCCTGGCTGTTGATACGCAGGCTCTGCTGG encodes:
- a CDS encoding DUF2239 family protein, translating into MSASPSLQVTAFEGNRCIASGPLASVAEKIKEVLARGEAASVLVFDDQTGSQVDLNLRTLSEAAQGMPTPLIAPEPLESRNAGRPRLGVVAREVTLLPRQWEWLGQQQGGASATLRKLVDQARRENAGEEKIRAAREALYRFMTAMAGNAPGYEEALRALFAGDVHRFSILTSDWATDVRKHVGKLAPAAFGYAPSPLDVVIPLTKREAVLRAFGTAEVQSIERITNGASGAGVFKVKANQVDYLLRIEGPPDGLRDPARQYACLKIAAEAGVAPRLVYADAESGVAVTDFIAPDSASVERSKADSLRRIVTAVRSLHDAPLFPELVDYLDGVDTLIRSCMETGILPKRAIETHRKFYGELAAAYPRKNLDLVSSHNDLNPGNVLFQKERVWLVDWESAFAADRYVDLAAIANFFTTEENEKELVLESYFGAALNDLHRARFFLMQQANRMFYAMVVLNFVAAAEPAIKLTAAGMKGIRWSEVRGEMARINTTETKVRFAGALLNEALLAFQSPRFSQAVAQVKGSSKRRGA
- a CDS encoding HEAT repeat domain-containing protein gives rise to the protein MNPFLSSLRSSILMVGLSTLALAPLSIRAQEAPAKPADTSNSTDSSPAATTPHLNNTETAWSMLDTALNGIKDEKHSDLRTQALAALGTMGTNARAGHLIADAMNDPDLDVRTAAVLAAGQTKNRALMSNLRDKLNDKEPQVAFAAALTLSKANDHSGEDILMDVVDGDRKANSGLINGTMHTMSKDLHNPSAIAKIGALQGASMLLGPFGIGITAYEYVRKNGGESAHVIAITELSKTRSGSLRDLFVKALGDKDPAVRAAAAKALGDYHDKATASSLLDVFQDSKAPVRLTAAAAYLRSTGVRATAQASATETKQ